The Vibrio navarrensis genome has a segment encoding these proteins:
- the rarD gene encoding EamA family transporter RarD, with protein MTIEEQQRVRQGVLLAIGAYTMWGIAPIYFKSISSVSALEILSHRVVWSFFLLAALLHFGRNWRAVSAVITNKSKMLYLVSTAILVGVNWLIFIWAVNANHMLDASLGYYINPLFNVLLGMIFLGERLRKLQWFAVALAACGVLVQLVMFGSVPIVAIALAMSFGVYGLLRKKVSVDAQTGLFIETLVMLPAAAIYLLFIASTSTSNLLDNPASLNILLVAAGVVTTLPLLCFTGAATRLKLSTLGFFQYIGPSLMFLLAVLIYGEAFTSDKAITFAFIWGALLLFSFDGLRNNRNVRRAATAQ; from the coding sequence GGGCATTGCACCCATCTATTTCAAATCGATCTCGTCCGTTTCGGCGCTGGAGATCCTCAGTCACCGCGTGGTTTGGTCTTTCTTCTTATTGGCTGCCTTACTGCATTTTGGGCGCAACTGGCGTGCCGTCAGCGCCGTGATCACCAATAAAAGCAAAATGCTTTATCTGGTTTCAACCGCTATTTTGGTCGGGGTCAACTGGCTGATTTTCATCTGGGCGGTCAATGCCAACCACATGCTTGACGCAAGCTTGGGCTATTACATCAACCCGCTTTTCAACGTCTTGCTCGGGATGATTTTTCTCGGTGAGCGGCTGCGCAAATTGCAGTGGTTCGCTGTCGCGCTTGCTGCCTGCGGGGTACTGGTGCAGTTGGTGATGTTTGGCTCTGTGCCTATCGTCGCCATAGCGCTCGCCATGAGTTTCGGCGTGTATGGCCTACTGCGTAAAAAAGTCAGCGTTGACGCGCAAACGGGCTTGTTTATCGAAACCTTGGTCATGCTGCCAGCAGCGGCCATCTATTTGCTGTTTATTGCCTCTACCTCGACGTCAAACCTACTGGACAACCCAGCCAGTCTGAACATCCTCTTGGTCGCGGCAGGCGTAGTCACCACCTTACCCCTACTCTGCTTTACCGGTGCGGCAACGCGACTCAAGCTCTCTACTTTGGGGTTTTTCCAATACATTGGCCCAAGCTTGATGTTTTTGCTCGCCGTACTGATTTATGGCGAAGCATTTACCTCCGACAAAGCCATCACCTTCGCCTTTATCTGGGGAGCGTTGCTGCTCTTTAGCTTTGATGGGCTGCGCAACAACCGTAACGTTAGGCGTGCTGCCACCGCGCAGTGA